Part of the Zingiber officinale cultivar Zhangliang chromosome 6A, Zo_v1.1, whole genome shotgun sequence genome, tcatgagtgtttcattgaagcggtctgtcttcacactcacataggtgacacttctatcaagagtatcctaccatactccaccttatcaggtatagaagtcactaaaagcataagcttaacctcactacatgaggtaggacagcacaaattcatcctaggattgggatagagataaactatctaatgtgctggaccacaacttctgtaacttcgttgtcccattgaaccaagatcttgggatctccagtcaacaaggttgggttaccgctatagtcgtttttagttgtagattttttaatCCCATTTCTTTTGATGAGCAGTATatttgatctcgactcaaccccttcgttagaggatctgccaaattatctttggacttaacatagtcgattgcaatcactccattcgatatcaactgcctaatggtattatgtctacgacgtatatgtcgtgacttcccattatacatattactctgtgcccttccaatcgccgattgactatcacagtggattagtacggcagacacaggtttcacccagctaggaatatcttccaagaaattccgcagccattcagcttcctcagctgctttgtctagtgctataaactcggattccatagttgaccgagcaatgcaagtctgcttagtggatttccaagatactgctcccccaccgatcatgaatacatatccactagtggatttggagtcttttgtatctgatatccaattagcatcacaatatccttacaacacagcgggatattttccataatgtaatccatagttcatagtatatttcaaatatctgagaactcgcatcaatgctttccaatgggtgtcgtttggattactcgtaaaacgactcagtttgttgaccgtacaggcaatatccggacgtgtgtagtttgtgagatacatcaaactgcctattatccgagaatattccaactgcgatatggtctcaccatggtttttcgctaagtgttgacttagatccgtaggtgtttttactgtagagagatcgtacgcattgaattttttcaatacagattctacataatgggattgtgttaaaactatcccttctgatgtcctgagaattttaattcccaatataacatctgcttgacccatatctttcatatcaaaatttctggtcaacattttctttgtagttatgattacatcatgattactgcccattattagcatgtcgtctacgtatagacagacaattacatagccttcaggtgtgtttttgacataaatacatttgtcacattcatttattctgaattcgtttgacagcattactttgtcaaatttttcgtgccattgtttaggcgcttgcttaagtccgtacaacgacttaacaagtcgacacacctttttctcattttcaggagccatgaacccttcgggttgctccatataaatttcttcttccaactcaccatttaagaacgcagtcttaacatccatttgatgtatttcaaggtcatacagtgctgcaatggctattagtattcgtatggacgtaatccttgtcaccggtgagtatgtatcgaagtaattaaggccttcctcttgcttgtaccccttggctacaagtctggccttatacttgtcaattgatccatcagctttatacttacgttttagtatccacttacaacctaatggtttattaccagaaggaaggtctactaattcccaagtatgattattcatgatagactcaatttcactattgacagcttctttccacattggagcatcgggtctagagagagcttcacttaatgttcttgatTCCATTTctaacatgaaagtcatgaaatctggcccgaacgatttctcaactctagcccgtttgctacgacgtgactcttcactttgatcgtcaatagtccttttataacagctaagttcggtaacgtcatttttgtttgaacttccgttgttatcactttcaacgtttccctttttatttgggaatacgttttcaaagaatatcacattccgagattctatggttgttcccacatgtatatcaggaatgtctgatttgtgaactaagaaacgatatgcactactattatgggcatatccgacaaataccgcatcgaacgttttaggtccgatctttacttgctttggtttaggtacttcgacctttgccaagcacccccacactttcaggtatttgtacgatggctcgcggcctttcgatagttcatatggagttttatcatttttcttatgagggattctgttgagaatgtgatttgcggataatattgcttccccccacaagttttgaggtaagcctgaatttatcaacaagacattcatcatttcttttagtgtccgatttttacgttcggcaacaccgtttgattgaggtgagtaaggcgccgttgtttgatggataatgtcagattctgtacaaaattcatcaaacggtgcaccatattctccacctctatcgcttcgaattattttaattcgtttgtcaagttggttttcaacttctgttttataggttctgaacgcctctagggcttcgtctttacttcttaaaagaaacataacataactttgtgcagtcatcgataaaagtaataaaatattttttatctcctctagtttgcacaaatttcaagtcacatagatcactatgtattaactctagaggagttgttgtcctttccaccgaatgaaaaggtagtttcgtcattttcgcttccacgcacacttcacatttgtgtgttccgtcaacattgacgtttggtaataaatttaatttgacgagatgtttgagagtattattattcacatgtccgagtcgatcatgccataaattaaaacactcaacaacatagctggaagcatttattttattaccatcaaaatttcggagtacaggcattacaaccattttgaatagacccttttctaggtacccctttcctacgaagacaccattcttcgtaagtacaaagttgtctgactggaacactagcctaaatccggccttgaccaatgccactccagaaactaggttcttactgatgtcgggaacatggagtacatcaatgagtgttagctcctttccggacgtcatcttcagaacaacctttccgagtccaataattggcgacgtcgtggaattacccatatagagcttcctgccatttatcggagtatacttggataacatcgccttatcggaacagatataacgagttgctccagtatcaatgaaccactgcttcgggttggtatccaccaagttggtttcaaatacaaccgcagtgagatccaagtcctcatgagaggttgcgacatgattcgcaacatcctttggGCCCTTGGttgacttctttgggcgtctgcagtcctttgattggtgtcctgcctttccacagttgtagcaggagcctttgaacttctttgcttgagccttctttttgaactgcttcacctttttggcgttcggctcgaccaggttggacatttcgtctatagtccgcttggttcctctggagtcggataactttcgattatcctcctctattcgtagcctcaggatcaggtcttgcagccctatctccttttgcttgtgctttaggtaattcttgaaatccttccatgacggagggagcttctcaattaccgcagcaactgcgaatgtctcgttcagcttcatgccttcggcgtccagatcatgcagtattaattgcatatcttggacttgagatgagacgctttttgagtccaccatcttgaaatccaaaaaccgaccgacgatgaatttcttcaatccaacattttcggtcttgtatttcttctcaaggaattcccacaaagattttgccgtctccagagaacaatatacgttatataacgtgttgtccaaggcgttgagtatataattgcggtacagaaaatctccgtgagaccacgcatcgctagcagccttactaccttccgtagcggctggcgtgtcttcgtgcaaaaaccgtacaaggtttagcgttgttagataaaacaacatcttctgctgccatattttgaagtcggttccggtgaatttctccggcttttctccgtgcggaatggttgtcggaatggcggtcggaacgtcgttggtagccatatcagtttgcaggaaatatcgtttacgactgttgatcCCCAgatagcttctggagtatgcaaactgatcatcgaggctagtgttcgacactatctccgtaaacgatattgctctgctacggtgcttaacggattgttgcaattcgttcccaagatacaatgacgacgaacgtctcggaatcgtagcactccgacttccgagaccagcgaaccttctagtagacttcttggactcttgaatgcacaagatgagattaatgcttgaggaagagaagagaggattgagtgaattgaGTGAGTTTTctatcatctggagggttctatttatactgaaagaaaaggTTGATTGTccctggatcgatctagatcatccattctgaagggttgtaacccttcaccaagcccacttcaatctcatccatcagatctgaggagttgtgaccctcagatcccgcctattgtcatcggccatcggatctggatccattgattcgatgcttcagatcaagtctcatcccaagccgtcagatcgttactatttgcgatccaacgctctagatcgcatcacaagcgatccatcatacctatttgatcaacgttgatcaacggtagccatccattccctaagtcaactgtccaatCATCttcctttgcccacgaggatgccgcataggtgctgccacgtcaggtacgagcctgacacgtcacccgagtgccacgtaggcacatTGTACGTGCGAAGTgtaaagtgcgcctacaaagcgcccattgcgcacgtgcgcacgtggcgggtggcgggctcacaggtgcgagcacctgctcgccctgggctaaggggtaacctgtccttttatttttgtgttaactccattaacacatcttcattaataagtagagaatacacatcgagaatttccgatgtgagactattctcccatgcactttattaatgaataataaatgttattttgggctgattttaaacattaatttctcattcacccttaatcggttttgagcaaattaatagtctaaatctatctacgcgaatcgtagatttcaattttgaagtcaattacgactttcaacaattgatgacttccttcctctaaatcgttttggtccatttaaggccccaatatccaataaagtttgaataattttttaacgGATATAAAATATTTGGTTGAGTATTTAACTTTACTATACAAAAGATCATAATCTTAGGATAAAATACCTTTGTAATTTAATTGTCTGTATTTTACTATGGAACCGATAATATTAGATCATTTAGGATAAACGACGTAATATATTTTCCCAAATAAAATCCTCCCACCTAATATTTTTAGAGATGATAATGAGATGGGGTAGGATGGATTTGTTATCTCATCCCCGCTCCTAAATTACATGTTAGTAGCCATCCCTGATTGTATTTAATTAGAGAATCCTCCTCCCGactttaaagaaattaaattgaCATATCTATCCCTATTTCCACTTTCCATCCTCGAAAATAGATTTAAAGGATATTGAAAAACATTCCTTGAATCTGCTTCTATTTCAGATTTTTTTCTACGGAATCCGAACCCGTGGAAGAAATTATCAGCCCTAATACCGTCTAATCCAAAGCCTCTGTgtcaataattttctttttattcatgAACTGACATTTTTAGATTTACCCTCAGGCAGAATGTGCTCAGTGTTCCATCGATTACAAGAATATGTTGCCCTGAAATACTACTAGTTTAATGTGTTCATCTTTAATTTAAGTTATTGTTGGTCTCCGCGCTTCGTTATAttttagaagttttttttttcagcCCGCTGTCAATCAAGTCCACTACAAATCGATTACTGCGGGTCACGTGTCGAAGTGGGTTAATCCGTCGTAAAATGAATTGATAAGTTCAATACCTTTAAATTATTTAACGGGAGATACCAATCAATAGATCACATCCAAATTGATGATTCtacctaaatttttttaaaaaaaatcgagTTTTTTCAAATTAATCGAATGGAAGAACTAAATATCtgaataaaaaaaatcttgtCACTTGAGATAACACTTTTAAAAGTCAAAAGCTTGGCGTGAGTAAGTCGTTCAGTTACGTATCTACATAAACCATGAATTTTACGCGTGACATAAAATATAAAGTAAATAGAAATCTTGATATAAAAGTAGTCACTGTCAAAGGTTAAAAGGCAGTACAAatacaaatgttttacttattttttcttactaaaaaagaaattaaaaagaaataaatttaaaaaaattgaagagGCATATGATGCACCAAACCTGTGAAGTTAATGCATGGGAACCAACGCAGCATTAATTGTATGCATTGAAATCTTAGTTACGTCTGATTTCAGTCATCCACGGGATAGAACGTTGTGCTTTATGACACGTAACTAAATTTAGGCTATTCCTATCTGACGTGTCATAGGTCTCGCCCATCCATCTTCATTTCATTGTTGCGATTTAAAAGAAGTAATTGTAGGGGAATTTTTAAAATGCTTCTTAAAAGTCCTACCAATTATCATTAGTGTAGAATTTACACTTAATATTTGATTTTGCTACTAGACTATTTTgagtaaaattaaaataatatgatgAGAAATAAATGCTTTTTGGGGATTCAAAATGTGGGACCAACAgacattaatattttattattgtattaTCTACGACCGTAATTTTAGATCATATCACTAAATATAAAACTTATAATTGTCTTCGATCCTTAACAACACGTGCAAGGCGCGTGTGCTTATGACAAACGCGCGAAGAGACCGGTAACTGCCTTTCATGTCCATGATGACGTCATGTTTTGAGACGTGTTGGCTTATCGTTAGAAGTTATCCAGTGTATTGAAATCGCTGTGTGACACGAACTGCTCCTCTCGAGTGGGTCCCGCCCAAGGACAACCAGTGTAGCCGTGGTAACTGGCTGAACCCGGTGTATGACCACGGCAACGAACGTAGCGACGATGCTTTCTAAACTTAATCGTCATCAAGACACACAAATTCGTAACCGGACATTCTATTCCGTTAATGATGGGTTTATATTATTATGAAATAATATTCCACCAATAATAGAGCGGGTAATGTTTCTGGTAGTTTGTCAGTAAAGTGATAACGCCATTCATCGTCTGCTTCTATCCTATAAATATTGCAAAACTGGTTGTGATGGCTTCTGGTAAAGTTCTTACCCTGTTTCAGTGTCTGGGTTCGAAAGAGAGAAGACAAAGAGGAGTGAGAAGAGAGATCGGCGATCACTCGATCAACCAGTGGCGATCTGGCAATGGAGAAGTACGAGGTCGTGCGAGACATCGGATCCGGGAACTTCGGGGTCGCGAAGCTGATGCGCCACAAGGAGACCAAGGAGCTCGTCGCCATGAAGTACATCGAGCGCGGTCGCCGGGTGAGCCCTCAACAGATTGGATCCTTTGATCTGTAACAGATTGCGTTCCtttttttattcaattttctTGCTTTATTGTTTTCGAGCGGCGTAGATTGATGAGAATGTGGCGAGGGAGATCATCAACCACCGCTCCCTTCGGCATCCTAACATCATCCGCTTCAAGGAGGTAATTAATCTGGGAAGAGTTATATGGAAGAGCggatattttatttttggggATCCTTTGATCATGTTCATTTAGATGGGATTCGCTTCGATCCAGGTTTTGCTGACGCCGACGCATCTTGCGATCGTGATGGAGTATGCCAAGGGCGGGGAGCTCTTCGATCGGATCTCCGACGCCGGGAGATTTAGCGAAGACGAGGTTCCGCAACTATAATCTTCCCTTGCAATTTTCGAGGAAAATAGAGCATTTAATTTCATACATTaatctagttttaatttttgtcctCTGGCGAGACTGAAATTGAATAGAATCTCGGAACTTTTTCTCGAATTATTGATTCTTTTGTCACAGGCGAGATATTTCTTCCAGCAGCTCATTTCCGGGGTCAGCTACTGCCACTTTCGGGTATATAATTATTTCCAAAACAAATCACGCACATATAAATAGAAATCAAATATTATTAACATAGGAGCAACGATGACTGAATTCTGTTAAATGAATTTTGTCAGCAAATTTGCCACCGTGATCTGAAGCTGGAGAACACCTTGCTCGACGGCAGCCCTGCGCCGCGCCTCAAGATCTGCGATTTTGGCTACTCCAAGGTTTTAACTTTGCCATTCGATTGGAACTTAAcaaatattaatttattatagTCATAATTTTTTTTGTCCCAGAGGAATGAAACAAGTAAATTGAAACTATCTATGATTGTGGCAGTCGTCGCTGTTACATTCGAAGCCGAAATCGACGGTGGGGACGCCAGCGTACATCGCCCCAGAGGTCCTCTCCCCCCGCGAGTACGACGGGAAGGTGACTGTCTGTTCCGAACACTTGCTTATTTGTTTGATTACTACGCTGTTTAAGTATTTTTAGTAAAAAAGCAGATATTTATGTTGAAAATTCTGACACGGTCTCCTACCCTACAAATATCCATTCAAATTGTAGAGTTacttttaatttaacattttaaaataaattagttttttttgtCTGATTAGAATAAATAGAATAACTCTTTGAAATGACTTCTCGAATATTAATAAAGTTAAATTTCTCCATTAATCCCTTTTTAGTCTCATAATTTTCTAAAGATCTTTAAGAAACTTTATTGTATTTTGAAGTAATTTGCTCGGAGCAACATTTAACTAAGTGTAAGTCAATAGTCTCGAATCCTAAGAGATtcgatttcaaaatatttttctaaaatagctaatattttatttatagttatTTGAACCATAAATTTAATCTGTTTTATATCTTAAAGAAGATTGGGATAACTTAATAAGTCTTCTTTTCGTTTGTTTGTTTCACCATCTTCAAATTGGATTGGGTTCTGTGGGAACAACGTGGGAACAGAGGAAGAAGTTGGGTGTTTGTGTTCTATGTGGTGGGTGGGAATATTTGGATGAGAACTAGTACCAGCCAACAAGATTTAATGATTCTTGACTGTTAATTTACATATACAATAATCGTAAAAAAGTGATGCGTTGGTCTAGTCTATCGATTCATCTCTAGgttaataaaaaaaagtaaattataaATGACTATTAACTATTAAGTACAAAATACATTCAGACATGATGAATTTCCATCCCAAAATCTTAGATGACAGTACCTCGTACTATCCAGAGAGATCTCGTGGGAGGCAGGCATGCTACTGGCCATTGTGTGTCTTGGTCAAGTTGTCCTCTAGTGCAGCGACTTGTgacaattttttaatattttttaagtttgacATGTTGGGTGCATCCCATCTCTAATATAATTGGATGATGATGTGATCACATTGGATGGCCACTGATGGAGGCGTCTCGATGTAGGGGATCTTTTTATCCACCATCCTAAATAGTTTTTTGGTTTACTGCTTATTGGAATGTGTATTTGAGATTGTGGGAGGGATAAAAACGGGACACCACCATGTGAGTAGAAATCTCTCGATTGCAGAAACTTGGTAGGAGAACATCCATATACTTATTTGCCTTATCAACATAGAATACGTGATCAAATATCCTTTCCACGTTTCTGCTGACTGTAGCACatgtcgagcatacatattaagaaTATGCTAATCCACAAGTTTATATATCTCAACACTCGCTAGAAGGCATGCAATTGGTCAAATAGTTGCCAAGCGTGTGTCATTTTGCCAAATGGCTAATCTATGATACCGGAAAAGAACAATTGACTATTGGCTTGTAATTttgtcctaagaaaatacatgtcataaattAATTCGGACATTTTTCCTAAAATGAGCCGTAAATCTTTATGATTTAATAGTCTGGAAGCTTAAAGTGTGATTTATTTGCACGATATCCTCTAGCACAAACTTTCAAAAAAGAATACGAAGTTGTTGGATCATGAAACCCACAATGGGCCGACCGGCAAACACTCAGGAGGACTGCCCACTTGGTCCAGCAGAACGTGATTGATGAGGGACTCAGTCTTCATTCAACCTTTTCGTTGACATCAAGGGTGTGATATGTCCGATCGGTCTGCAAGTACAATCGGCCATTGGAAAGTCCGGTTGATTAGGTTGTTATTGCTTTTGCACCATGAGGCCCTGAGGCCTGATCGGTCATCCAAAGTCCGATTGACTGCTTGAGGACGAATCACTCATATGATCCGTTTAGGTAGGTCCTTGCCCCAGTTGATGACTCTTAAGGTTGACTATGTCTTAACTTTCATTGCCTCTTCAATTGATCTTTCCAAACTCCGAACTTGACCTCCCTTTGGTGTCCACTCTTATCATCatattagatatatatatatatcctaaaaGGACAGATTGACATGtggtttttaattaaaaaatcaaaaaaggaaaataggaaaaaaaagaaacaaaaggaaaaataaaatctgGTATAGATGATTGGAAGAGCTTTTCATATATTTAATGGTGACTTAAGATCTGGTAGAGAgaaagtgaaaaataaaataaaatgatgtTCTATTTTTAGAGTACTTTTCttataaatgcatgttgttttcaTCCTTGatgcattattttaaaattatgtatTATGTTCTAAAAAGATATATCTAGTTATGAGTTATAGAAATAACAAATTTTCTTGTTGATCTAATCTTGTGTAATGCAAATTTTCAGCAAGCAGATGTATGGTCATGTGGAGTCACCCTCTACGTCATGCTTGTGGGAGCATATCCATTTGAGGACCAAAACGAtcctaaaaatattaaaaagaccATCAGAGTAAAGTTCAAACTTAAACATTAATTTAATCCAAACTTCTTTTGCCTTTAAGCTAATATTTCCTCCCGTTCAAGTCTTTGATTGATAATTGGATTTGCAGAAAATAATGTCAGTTCAATACATGATACCAGACTACGTCCACGTATCTCAGGACTGCAAGCAACTCATTTCTCGTATCTTTGTTGCCAATCCAATGAAGGTAATTAAAAGTTTTCCTTTTAATATTTCTATATCATTTATTCTTGCAACCCAAAACAATTTAAtctaaacttttaaaataatcaaCTTAGCACTATCAGGATTAGGACAGATTGGGAGAGAAGCTAACCTTAGAATGTGACACCCAAACCTTAGATGGGATTATGGCATGGAGAGATTGGAAAGAAGAGGACCGAAGTAAAGTAACTTTACGGGATAGAGATAAAAATTTGGTCGatgaattttaaaatcaattgcaatcaatttaatatttgatcATTAATTTAATGATCGATTTAATTTTTGATCCCTAATTTATGATTGAAAATTAAATCGGTCTCTAAATTAGCtatcaattttaaaattcatcTTTAATTTGTGACATAAATTTgttcaattttaaaatattttatgaagGATAATTTAATTGATCGTTAATTTAAtgaatgaaaataattttatcgttaatttatgattgaaaatttatttgatcGTACATTAATATAACTGATTTTAAAATCCATCGTTAATTGACAACTACTAATTTAAACAGTCTCTATTTTAACGAACAAAATTATATTAGTTATTAAGTTACGATCAAATATTTAATCGGttgttaaattaatggccaaATTAATTTcgttattaatttaaaaattttattcaggTCGCTATATAATGACCTAATTTTATTTCGATCGTGTAAATTCGGTTAAATGACCATTCTCTTGTATTGCGAATTTACAATTCATTATTGATTTTTCTGGTTGACTGACAAACCCAAGTTGTTTCAAAACATGTGCACTGTAGAGGATTACCATAAAGGAGATAAGAAGCCAAGCTTGGTTCATGACGAACTTGCCTAAGGAGCTTACAGAAACAGCACAGGCTTTGTATTATAAGAGGGACATCAACGCTCCCACTTTCTCCACCCAGAGCGTGGATGAGATCATGGAGATTCTAGCAGATGCCAGAACACTCTCAAAGCCAATGCGATCTTTATCAATCTATGGGTGGCCTCATGATGAATCAGAAGGAGAAGACGACAATAACAAGGAAGAgaacgaggaggaggaggagaaggaagaagatgatgaatatGAGAAGACAGTGAAGGCAGTACATGATACTGGTGAATTCAAGATCGGTTGATGTGCAATTCCAAATATTGACGATACCGGCCAGTGGGAATATTTAGAGCAGTTAGAATCTGTAATCCATTGCCCCTCCATTCTACTGTAAATCATGGATGAAAGGTTTACTAGTTTGGTACCTTCTTGCTATTTACATTTGTACTACAATTTCGAAGTATGTGGTAGaataagttaaaaatttaataaaatgatcGATTCTAGATAAACACTGAGATGGAACACTACTTATGCCCGATGCTCTACATATAGGAAGGAGGAAAAAAAGAGAATAAACTGAAAATAGAATCACTGGTTTAGTCAGACACTTCTTAATGGATTCACAAGTTACAAGTTTGAACTTAAACTCAAGCATAGTAAAAGTTTAATTAACATTTCAAATATTGTTAAATCAAGTGGCTATTAAACTTATTGCCACAATGCTTATTGTCTCATCACGAcattttaattaagtaattatctATCTATCAGCCTTCAAATATCGACAGGAAATGTTCGACTTGGCTTTGCCCTTGCTCATGAGCTCCTTCACCAAACTCATCCACCATCGCACTGCAAGAACCCGattcattaatatttataatattgcTATTGTCATTGTTATCAATGAACTTTGGTGAAGCCGAGGAGGAAGCCAGAAGCAGCTTATCCAAAATCTTCCAATCTATCAACTGCTTGCTGCCATTAACAATGGTGTTGTCCTCAACATTACTGGCTTGATTGAGGCATTGCTTGGTGGATAAATTAGTCGTCGGTCTCTCCAAATGAGGGATGTAATTGTTAATCCCACAATAGCCATTAGGAGTTTGGTCAGAAGAAATGTGGGTGTTTACTGGAAGAATTTCAGGGTCATACTGGGAGTAGAAAGTGTCAAGGTTGGTGGTGTAAGAAGGGCTAAAGCATATTGGCCTTTGAGTGCTAGGGTTTGGCTTTTGGAAAGCTCTGCAGACAACCCAACCTTCTTCCTGCATGCAAATTTAAGCTAAATACTCAGTGAACACTAAGAACTACCacctgaatttttcaaaaaaataaaaaattaaggaatTTCATGTCTTTATGTTTGATCAAGTCTAGTTTTGTACATATCTTTGAAGAAGtaatttaaacttttttttttcctgtTGTTGATGGAAGAATAATTGACTTGCCTGAGGAGGTCCATGTTCACTTGTTTGGAGCCTGTACTCATGCATGATCCAATCGCTCTTCCTTCCGTTTGGAGCTCTCCCTTTGTAGAACACAAGTGTCTTCCTCATCCCTATGATTTTGGAGTTGGAAAGCACCGGCTTGTCTCTC contains:
- the LOC121997894 gene encoding NAC domain-containing protein 105-like; translation: MNCHLKYCSTSELVAMEVESCVPPGFRFHPTEEELVGYYLARKVACQSIDLDVIRDVDLYRIEPWDLQDRCKYGDDEQSEWYFFSFKDRKYPSGTRTNRATAAGFWKATGRDKPVLSNSKIIGMRKTLVFYKGRAPNGRKSDWIMHEYRLQTSEHGPPQEEGWVVCRAFQKPNPSTQRPICFSPSYTTNLDTFYSQYDPEILPVNTHISSDQTPNGYCGINNYIPHLERPTTNLSTKQCLNQASNVEDNTIVNGSKQLIDWKILDKLLLASSSASPKFIDNNDNSNIININESGSCSAMVDEFGEGAHEQGQSQVEHFLSIFEG
- the LOC121997893 gene encoding serine/threonine-protein kinase SRK2H-like isoform X2, encoding MEKYEVVRDIGSGNFGVAKLMRHKETKELVAMKYIERGRRIDENVAREIINHRSLRHPNIIRFKEVLLTPTHLAIVMEYAKGGELFDRISDAGRFSEDEARYFFQQLISGVSYCHFRQICHRDLKLENTLLDGSPAPRLKICDFGYSKSSLLHSKPKSTVGTPAYIAPEVLSPREYDGKRITIKEIRSQAWFMTNLPKELTETAQALYYKRDINAPTFSTQSVDEIMEILADARTLSKPMRSLSIYGWPHDESEGEDDNNKEENEEEEEKEEDDEYEKTVKAVHDTGEFKIG
- the LOC121997893 gene encoding serine/threonine-protein kinase SAPK7-like isoform X1, with product MEKYEVVRDIGSGNFGVAKLMRHKETKELVAMKYIERGRRIDENVAREIINHRSLRHPNIIRFKEVLLTPTHLAIVMEYAKGGELFDRISDAGRFSEDEARYFFQQLISGVSYCHFRQICHRDLKLENTLLDGSPAPRLKICDFGYSKSSLLHSKPKSTVGTPAYIAPEVLSPREYDGKQADVWSCGVTLYVMLVGAYPFEDQNDPKNIKKTIRKIMSVQYMIPDYVHVSQDCKQLISRIFVANPMKRITIKEIRSQAWFMTNLPKELTETAQALYYKRDINAPTFSTQSVDEIMEILADARTLSKPMRSLSIYGWPHDESEGEDDNNKEENEEEEEKEEDDEYEKTVKAVHDTGEFKIG